One Polyodon spathula isolate WHYD16114869_AA chromosome 46, ASM1765450v1, whole genome shotgun sequence genomic window carries:
- the wbp2nl gene encoding postacrosomal sheath WW domain-binding protein encodes MALNQPGGDALRSGERRRRRGDGSAREEERLRETDEERRRKAGTSRELADAFKGTKKGSVFLTAYRMIFVSKGRDAMQSFMMPFYLVKGCSIEQPILSANYIKGCVRAEPGGGWEGQASFKLVFNSGGAIEFGQLMFRAATNGNQPGLSLSLSVCLSVSVCLSVCLCLFFNCNAVLWSRIADDVDRVFWGCLSLAFSRVAGNPKAAEAAASSAYYTPDNPHSVYMPQELPPPYAPYAPNGHKKNN; translated from the exons ATGGCGCTGAATCAGCCCGGAGGAGACGCGCTGCGCAGCGGAGAGAG gaggaggaggagaggagatggtTCAGCGAGAGAGGAGGAGCGTCTTAGAGAGACTGAcgaggagaggaggagaaaggCTGGGACAAGCCGAGAGTTAGCAG aCGCCTTCAAAGGGACCAAGAAAGGCAGCGTGTTCCTCACAGCATACCGG atGATCTTTGTGTCGAAGGGGCGTGATGCCATGCAGTCCTTCATGATGCCCTTCTACCTGGTGAAGGGGTGCTCCATCGAACAGCCCATACTGTCTGCCAACTACATCAAGGGCTGTGTGAGGGCTGAGCCTGGGG GTGGCTGGGAGGGACAGGCCTCTTTCAAGCTGGTGTTTAACAGTGGAGGAGCCATTGAGTTTGGACAGCTCATGTTCAGAGCAGCAACGAACGGTAACCAACCTGGGCTGAGcctgagtctgtctgtgtgtctgtctgtcagtgtgtgtctgtctgtctgtctgtgtctg ttctttaactgcaatgctgtgctgtggtcCCGTATCGCAGACGATGTGGATCGTGTTTTTTGGGGGTGTCTGAGCCTCGCTTTCTCTCGTGTTGCAGGGAACCCCAAAGCAGCAGAGGCAGCTGCATCGAGCGCTTATTACACTCCAGATAACCCCCACAGCGTCTACATGCCCCAG GAGCTGCCTCCTCCCTACGCTCCCTACGCACCCAACGGGCACAAGAAAAACAATTag